TCATTTCCCATACCACCACAGGAGACTTTCTGTCTTACACCCCTAGGCTTTGAAGCCCCACTCCCAGAAGAACAGAGGTCTGCATAAGTGGAGGGTGCCAATCACCTGGCAGGAATCCTTGCCTCCCTCTAGGAAGCCAGCACAGATCATGTTATTAGTGATCTTTCCAGGATAGGAGGCTTCACAGTCAGCctgaggcagcagtggggcaTCCAGGCACTGAAGCAGGTCTGGTTCATTATCtgtgaggaaaggaaaagaatgaagactCCTTTATCCACACAACTATCCAGTGTTGAACAAACTGATAAGCAATGGACTGTTTCCTAAGACATAGCTTAAGAAATACTATGGCTTTTTGATTTCATAATATGCACTGCTGATGTCTTCCCTGAGATAATAAGAGCAAATTCTGCATGTGCACGGCCAGTATTCTGGGgatgagttcatttttttttgtgcAAATGTGTACTTGTACTTAGCACCTGCAATGCATTTACAGTCTAGACACCAGTGGGATAATTTCAGAGATGGGCATGATTGCAATGTATACAAAAAAAGAGAAGTAGTGATGGGTCCTACTCACCACCAAAGCTGAGGGTGTTGCCCCAGCCCGAGATGAGGCACTGGGTGCCAGCAGGTGCACAGGAGCTGGGCAGAGCCACAGTGGCCACTCGGGCATTGAGGGTCACAGGGGAAGAGAGCTTGATCAGCATGATGTCATTGTTCAGGGTCTTCCTTTGGAAGTTGGGATGTTTGATGATCTTGGCAGCATTGACAAACTGCTCATTGCCCTCCAGGACATTGATGTTGTGCTCTCCCAGTCTCACTTGGATGCGGCTGTTGGGAAGAGGAGGCATGCCATAGTCTGTTATTCTATGACTTAAGACATCCCAAGTTTCTCAAGTCCCTCACTCTTTTGTctctatgaaaatttcaaagtctTGCTGAAGTATCAcagtcctcttttcttttcctgagagAGATGGTTTACAGGGTGAGGTGAATGACTGTGGTGTAGATTGCTCTTCATTCTGATAACTCTCCAATATCCAGGGCTAAGGAACCAAGAATCATTTGAAGCCTTCTTCATTCACTGTGTCATAGGTCACTACACACCGGAACTCTTAATCCCCCATTTCCTTTTGGAGGAATGCTATACTTTTGCATTTCAAACGGAAGGGTCAAAGTGTGGTATCTGAACCTTCACAGTGGGAATCTGAGACTTTGTAAGAAGTTCATTCTCTTTTACTGACTCCAAACCTTATAAGTCTCAACCTATACTATAAGGCTTTTCAGTCTATTATTTAATAacattcttttataaatttaacTCATAGTCAAGATTGATAGCCCATATTGGAGACAGTGTCACTCATGACCTAATAGAGTGTAAAAGTaacaggtaaagaaaatgaatgataaaacctatcttcttttttgaaaattcTGATACAATTTCTTGCTGTAGGACTCAGATACCAGTTGTGAAAATCTTTGACAGCTTCTGCATTCATTTTTATAGCAAGAAAACAAacctgtcttcttttaaaaatgcacttttcatatctcatttttatttgtttttgtgcttgttaattatttgtttatttattattctgaTACACTTTCAGGTCTGATACCCTCTGGTATCAAAATTGACCACCAGTGCTCTGGATAtagtgaaattatttaaaattggaactttaaaaaaattttacaaattCTTCACACTCATTGAAAATTGAGTTTATCACCTTGATATATGAGATACACAGTCACTATTTGTGAACATGTTTGACTTCATGTTTGGTTCTTTCTACTTTAAAATCAACATTCCTTGCATTGATTACGCTTACTCTTGATTTATTTTGGATGGCTTATGTGTTGAAAGACTtgctattctgtttttctttttattctctccaAACTCATGAAAATGTTGCAGTAAGTAATCTCTCTCCTCTGACTATACACATTCACTCGATGCCCTCAGTTATTGCTTGATCTTATACTATGTCCTTATAAACACCAAATGTGTGTTCTGTACAGTCAGGTCCCATCACTTACGATTTGTAGCAGTGAGCAGCAGACACCACCCACTGGTCATTGATGAGGGAACCTCCACAGAAGTGGTAGCCAGAGTTCAGGGACACCTGGTAGGGGACAGAATTCTCTGCACAGGTGTATCCTCCAACGATCTTGTCATCATCATCCACAAGGAAAGCAACTTGAATTAAAATAAGACCATAGAGAAGCAGTTCATCAAGGTGCTGAAAAGTGGAGCCCTCAGCTTTTAGCTAAGTCGTGTTCcttaaagagtaaaataaatgaaGGCCAGAAGGTATCACTGCATTCCCGGTAGGCATAAGACAGTTTGTCCAACATACAGAGAACACAAACACtgcaaaacaatagaaaaacacCCTGTAGTTGACTGTATTCTGATGGGTTACAAGTGACAGGACAagggcagtcaatgctcttagcATGCAGTAATAGGGTATAGAGATGGTTGTCTAATCCACTATCTGGTTTGATCTTAAGAGTATCATTCATTGACACTGTGGCTAACAGTTCTTAAGTTGTCTAGGATGGTTGAAACTATTTTAGAAAAAGTCCTGGATATGTAGAGATGTATGCATCCACAAACCTTTATAGGTCAAGTCTGTATATTAATGACAAAAAGAAAGCAGGTCTTATGTAGGACAGAAGAtgtaatgttattttatttatttatcttatttatttagttatttattcatAGATAAAATTCCTCAATCACAGCCTCATTTTCCTTCCCAATTCTTCCCTGAAAAATCCCTCCCCTTTGCCATCTCTATTTCTCCTCAGAAAACGAGAGCTCTCTTTGGGTGCTTCCCCACTTAGGGCATCTTGATCCAAAaagactaggcatatcctctcccactgaggaccaaCCTGGTAGTCTAAGTGTGCGGAAgtggatccaatggcagggaacagagactgatTCTAGTTCCCCTTTGATAGGGGCCTCACatgagaccaagctgcacatttgctacaagtATATAGGGGTTCTAGGTTCAACTCATGCATGTTCCCTGGTTGGTAACCCAGGCTCTGAGAGCCCCCATGGTTCTAGTTTAGTTGATATTATTACCAAAgattattgatttttaatttgaCCACATGTTTATTAGTCTTAAAATCgctttgatattttaaaactttctctctctctctctatgtatctatatctataatagAAATATACTTCCTAATATCAAGTCTCTGTCCCAGACGCATAAGGTAAGAATTTTAAGATATTAATTGGCACAAGCCATGTAGGAGAGATTATGTCAAGAGTTTTCTGGAGGTAGCCCACCATTTTGCATCGTTGCAATCAGTAAACAGTGAGGCCTAAGAAACTTTGTCTCAGGATTGCCCCTTGCTGGTGATATGCCTTTCTTATCATATTACATAGTCTAATGTTTCTTGGGCATCATcccaccctattgggcaaatttcctCCTGTCAACCTGAAGataaactttcatgaattaattctTTTTAGTTGTATTAATGTCCTTATGAATtactgatttgattcaaataattttagggagaacttttaaggagatggttttagttatttttttccataaagaCATAATAAAGTTTGAATCAAGAATAAAATATGTCCTTTCTCATAGGATAGTAGGTAAaagctgcattaaaaaaaaaggagtacAATCAAGTTTCATAAATTGTACTAAGAGAAATATGCTTGAAACAAATTAATgactaaaaaaaatattcattctaaGTCATCTACCAAATGCGtatttgaatgtatgtgtgtgtgtgttcatgactttaatactttttttttctttagggccCACATAGAGTTAGTAAGCTCTGAGGCCATCCAGGCCAGCAGGAGAGCCCTTAAAGAGTTAAAAAGCCTAAGTaactaagtttctttttaaaatctcctGCTGCTATATAGCAGCAGCATcaattgccagaagccatcagcttttgACTTTACAAAAGCAAAAGTGAGTTAATTGCTAAAAGCCAGGCTTCTGGCCCCATGATCAGTAAGGAAGAAGCTCTGGTCTGCCTACTCCACGTCTCACCTCAGTACCTGGGTGTCGGGGCCAAGACCCTTACTTTAATCTTTAGGAGGTCTGGTGGTTAATTTCATGGAACCTCCTTATGCCTTCTTTTTAAGATTCTCTGATCATATAACAAATTACAATGGAAAGGACAAGAAACTTATGCTAACAGAGAAGCACAAAAGATTGgaagcagagctgctg
The DNA window shown above is from Arvicanthis niloticus isolate mArvNil1 chromosome 15, mArvNil1.pat.X, whole genome shotgun sequence and carries:
- the LOC117721017 gene encoding anionic trypsin-2; the encoded protein is MSALLFLALVGAAVAFLVDDDDKIVGGYTCAENSVPYQVSLNSGYHFCGGSLINDQWVVSAAHCYKSRIQVRLGEHNINVLEGNEQFVNAAKIIKHPNFQRKTLNNDIMLIKLSSPVTLNARVATVALPSSCAPAGTQCLISGWGNTLSFGDNEPDLLQCLDAPLLPQADCEASYPGKITNNMICAGFLEGGKDSCQGDSGGPVVCNGELQGIVSWGYGCALPDNPGVYTKVCNYVDWIQDTIATN